The following are from one region of the Arachis duranensis cultivar V14167 chromosome 10, aradu.V14167.gnm2.J7QH, whole genome shotgun sequence genome:
- the LOC107468629 gene encoding WAT1-related protein At1g68170 translates to MKGMANVLSGLKPVILMVLVQVAFTAVNVFYKLAINDGMSVKVLTAYRLAFGAAFTVPLALVSERNKRPKMTWKVLFMSFLCGLFGGSLFQNLFYEALALTSATFVSAIYNLIPGITFVLAITFGFEKLKLGGAAGKAKVFGTLIGIGGAMVLTFVKGVQINIWPFHVNLLKNPSHDHNTHSSSNDLLGVVCAIASCFSYASWLIIQAKMTKEYPSHNSSTALMLTAAAIQATVFAFCTERDLNQWKLGWNIRLLASAYSGIVGSGVVFLIIAWCIQMRGPLFASIFNPLMLVLVAVAASFMLDEQLYLGSLIGAILIVCGLYIVLWGKNKEMKKVTQLLPSEIMQLQQQDQQQTIQVVTSTAVVKCEQQQ, encoded by the exons ATGAAGGGTATGGCGAATGTATTGAGCGGGTTGAAACCCGTGATTCTAATGGTGTTGGTGCAGGTTGCATTCACTGCTGTCAATGTCTTCTACAAGCTTGCCATCAATGATGGAATGAGTGTTAAAGTTCTTACTGCTTATCGTCTCGCTTTTGGTGCTGCTTTCACTGTTCCACTTGCTCTTGTTTCCGAAAGGAACAAGAGACCAAAGATGACTTGGAAGGTGCTTTTCATGTCATTTCTTTGCGGCTTGTTTGG GGGAAGTTTGTTTCAGAACCTTTTCTATGAGGCGCTGGCTTTGACGTCAGCAACGTTTGTGTCTGCCATCTACAACCTCATACCAGGGATCACTTTTGTGTTGGCCATAACCTTCGGTTTTGAGAAACTGAAACTGGGGGGAGCAGCTGGAAAGGCCAAGGTGTTTGGAACCCTGATTGGAATTGGTGGGGCAATGGTGTTGACTTTTGTCAAAGGGGTTCAAATTAATATATGGCCTTTCCATGTCAACCTTTTGAAGAACCCATCACATGATCACAATACGCATTCAAGTAGTAACGACTTGTTGGGGGTTGTGTGCGCCATTGCTAGTTGCTTCTCTTATGCTTCTTGGCTCATCATTCAGGCTAAGATGACCAAGGAATATCCAAGTCATAATTCAAGCACAGCTTTGATGCTTACAGCAGCAGCTATTCAAGCCactgtttttgctttttgtaCTGAGAGGGATCTCAATCAATGGAAGCTTGGTTGGAATATCAGGCTTTTGGCTTCTGCTTATTCG GGAATTGTGGGGTCTGGAGTAGTGTTTCTTATCATAGCATGGTGCATACAAATGAGAGGGCCACTATTTGCCTCCATTTTCAACCCTCTCATGCTTGTGCTTGTGGCTGTTGCGGCTTCTTTTATGTTGGATGAGCAATTGTATCTTGGAAG TTTGATTGGAGCAATACTGATAGTGTGTGGACTATACATAGTTCTATGGGGAAAGAACAAAGAGATGAAAAAGGTAACTCAGTTGCTGCCATCTGAAATCATGCAATTACAGCAGCAGGATCAACAACAGACTATACAAGTTGTTACGTCCACGGCAGTTGTCAAATGtgagcaacaacaataa